In Equus quagga isolate Etosha38 chromosome 14, UCLA_HA_Equagga_1.0, whole genome shotgun sequence, one DNA window encodes the following:
- the LOC124225567 gene encoding lysine-specific demethylase 4D-like, translating into MKSQHCGTQNPSCTIMNFHPTMEEFKDFNKYIAYMESQGAHRAGLAKVIPPKGWKARQTYDDIDDILIATPLQQVASGRAGVFTQYHKKKKAMTVGEYRHLANSDRYQTPPHSDFEDLERKYWKTRLYDSPIYGADISGSLFDENTEQWNLGHLGTIQDLLEQECGVVIQGVNTPYLYFGMWKTTFAWHTEDMDLYSINYLHFGEPKTWYAVPPEHGQRLERLARQLFPGSSRSCEAFMRHKVALISPTVLKDNGIPFSRITQEAGEFMVTFPYGYHAGFNHGFNCAEAVNFATPRWIDYGKAASQCSCGEARVSFSIDAFVRILQPARYELWKRGQDRAVLDHTGPTAPGSQELSAWREVQAPRRAALGLRHLPARRAPGPAVVVGGGTRRRVPGHRASSRPSPARASSSAAQPWATCPKPGPAPPPSLGQSAKDVHPSTGRRGRGRRPREQGAQQPIAQVPAKRRLLADTAPEPHAQPLRADGSSMDNPTALSPGPQHPAKASGCCCAPDLQPLGPPLDPDEPMHPGRCLLSLENITVSLPDCVPLTPPKLIGTLRRFPRHAAVEWKAPMSLSEVVRMDHSYASMFPAPVAIPRIFCRSNCDPPWAQARGSCMS; encoded by the coding sequence ATGAAGTCTCAGCACTGTGGTACCCAGAACCCAAGTTGCACAATCATGAACTTCCACCCAACCATGGAAGAATTTAAAGATTTCAACAAGTATATTGCTTACATGGAATCCCAGGGTGCACACCGAGCTGGCCTAGCCAAGGTAATTCCACCAAAAGGATGGAAAGCCAGACAGACCTACGATGATATCGATGACATCTTAATAGCCACTCCCCTCCAGCAGGTGGCCTCTGGGCGGGCAGGTGTATTTACTCAATaccacaaaaagaagaaagccatgACCGTGGGGGAGTACCGCCACTTGGCAAACAGTGACAGGTATCAGACCCCACCACACTCAGATTTTgaggatttagaaagaaaatattggaaaacccGCCTCTATGATTCACCCATCTATGGTGCTGACATCAGTGGCTCCTTATTTGATGAAAACACCGAACAATGGAACCTGGGACACCTAGGAACCATTCAGGACCTGTTGGAGCAGGAGTGTGGAGTGGTCATCCAAGGCGTCAACACACCCTACCTGTACTTTGGCATGTGGAAGACCACGTTCGCTTGGCACACGGAGGACATGGACCTCTACAGCATCAACTACCTGCACTTCGGGGAGCCCAAAACTTGGTACGCGGTGCCCCCAGAGCACGGCCAGCGCCTGGAACGCCTGGCCAGGCAGCTGTTCCCGGGCAGTTCCCGGAGCTGTGAGGCCTTCATGCGGCACAAGGTGGCTCTCATCTCGCCCACTGTCCTCAAGGACAACGGGATCCCCTTCAGTCGGATCACTCAGGAGGCTGGAGAGTTCATGGTGACCTTTCCCTATGGCTACCACGCTGGCTTCAACCACGGCTTCAACTGCGCCGAAGCCGTCAATTTCGCCACCCCGCGGTGGATCGATTATGGCAAAGCGGCCTCTCAGTGCAGCTGCGGGGAGGCCAGGGTCAGCTTTTCCATAGATGCCTTCGTGCGCATCCTGCAACCGGCGCGCTACGAGCTGTGGAAACGCGGGCAGGACCGGGCTGTGCTGGACCACACGGGGCCCACGGCGCCGGGCAGCCAGGAGCTGAGCGCCTGGAGGGAGGTCCAGGCGCCCAGGAGAGCGGCGCTGGGCCTGAGGCACCTCCCGGCCCGCCGGGCCCCGGGCCCGGCTGTGGTTGTGGGCGGTGGAACCCGCCGCCGCGTCCCTGGGCACCGGGCATCCTCGCGCCCCTCGCCGGCCCGCGCTTCTTCCTCTGccgcccagccctgggccactTGCCCAAAGCCCGGCCCAGCCCCGCCGCCGAGCCTGGGGCAGTCTGCCAAGGATGTCCACCCCTCAACTGGCAGACGAGGTCGCGGTCGTCGTCCTCGGGAACAGGGCGCTCAACAGCCCATTGCTCAGGTCCCGGCCAAGAGGCGCCTTCTGGCGGACACAGCTCCGGAGCCCCATGCTCAGCCCCTGCGTGCGGATGGATCCTCAATGGACAACCCTACAGCGCTGAGCCCTGGGCCCCAGCATCCTGCTAAGGCTTCCGGGTGCTGCTGTGCCCCTGATCTTCAACCCTTGGGGCCCCCATTAGATCCGGATGAGCCAATGCACCCTGGGCGGTGCCTGCTATCCCTGGAGAATATTACTGTCAGTCTCCCTGATTGTGTCCCACTAACTCCTCCCAAACTCATTGGGACTCTGAGAAGGTTCCCTAGGCATGCTGCTGTGGAGTGGAAGGCTCCTATGAGCCTCTCTGAGGTTGTAAGGATGGACCACTCTTACGCCTCTATGTTCCCGGCCCCAGTTGCAATTCCCAGAATCTTTTGCCGCTCTAACTGTGATCCCCCCTGGGCTCAAGCTAGAGGCAGCTGCATGTCTTGA
- the KDM4D gene encoding lysine-specific demethylase 4D gives MKSKASCAQNPSCSIMIFHPTKEEFNDFDKYIAYIESQGAHRAGLAKIIPPKEWKARQTYDDINDILIATPLQQVASGRAGVFTQYHKKKKAMTVGEYRHLANSDRYQTPPHSDFEDLERKYWKTRLYDSPIYGADISGSLFDENTEQWNLGHLGTIQDLLEQECGVVIQGVNTPYLYFGMWKTTFAWHTEDMDLYSINYLHFGEPKTWYAVPPEHGQRLERLARQLFPGSSRSCEAFMRHKVALISPTVLKDNGIPFSRITQEAGEFMVTFPYGYHAGFNHGFNCAEAINFATPRWIDYGKAASQCSCGEARVSFSMDAFVRILQPARYELWKRGQDRAVLDHTEPTAPGSQELSAWREVRAPGRAALGLRHLPARRAPGPAVAAGGGTRHRALGHRASPRPSPARASSSAAKPWATAARSSPEPGPAPPPSLGQSARDVHPSTGRRGRGRRPREQGAQEPIAQVPAKRRLLADTARTAPEPEAQPLPADGSSVENPAALSPGPQHPAKASGCCCAPVP, from the coding sequence ATGAAGTCTAAGGCCAGTTGTGCCCAGAACCCAAGTTGTAGCATAATGATATTTCATCCAACCAAAGAAGAGTTTAatgattttgataaatatattgcGTACATAGAATCCCAAGGTGCACACCGAGCTGGGCTGGCTAAGATAATTCCACCCAAGGAATGGAAAGCCAGACAGACCTACGACGATATCAATGACATCTTAATAGCCACTCCCCTCCAGCAGGTGGCCTCTGGGCGGGCAGGTGTATTTACTCAATaccacaaaaagaagaaagccatgACCGTGGGGGAGTACCGCCACTTGGCAAACAGTGACAGGTATCAGACCCCACCACACTCAGATTTTgaggatttagaaagaaaatattggaaaacccGCCTCTATGATTCACCCATCTATGGTGCTGACATCAGTGGCTCCTTATTTGATGAAAACACCGAACAATGGAACCTGGGACACCTAGGAACCATTCAGGACCTGTTGGAGCAGGAGTGTGGAGTGGTCATCCAAGGCGTCAACACACCCTACCTGTACTTTGGCATGTGGAAGACCACGTTCGCTTGGCACACGGAGGACATGGACCTCTACAGCATCAACTACCTGCACTTCGGGGAGCCCAAAACGTGGTACGCGGTGCCCCCAGAGCACGGCCAGCGCCTGGAACGCCTGGCCAGGCAGCTGTTCCCCGGCAGTTCCCGGAGCTGTGAGGCCTTCATGCGGCACAAGGTGGCTCTCATCTCGCCCACTGTCCTCAAGGACAACGGGATCCCCTTCAGTCGGATCACTCAGGAGGCTGGAGAGTTCATGGTGACCTTTCCCTATGGCTACCACGCTGGCTTCAACCACGGCTTCAACTGCGCCGAAGCCATCAATTTCGCCACCCCGCGGTGGATCGATTATGGCAAAGCGGCCTCTCAGTGCAGCTGCGGGGAGGCCAGGGTCAGCTTTTCCATGGATGCCTTCGTGCGCATCCTGCAACCGGCGCGCTACGAGCTGTGGAAACGCGGGCAGGACCGGGCTGTGCTGGACCACACGGAGCCCACGGCGCCGGGCAGCCAGGAGCTGAGCGCCTGGAGGGAGGTCCGGGCGCCCGGGAGAGCGGCGCTGGGCCTGAGGCACCTCCCGGCCCGCCGGGCCCCGGGCCCGGCTGTGGCTGCGGGCGGTGGGACCCGCCACCGCGCCCTTGGGCACCGGGCATCCCCGCGCCCCTCGCCGGCCCGCGCTTCTTCCTCTGCCgccaagccctgggccaccgccGCCCGCAGCTCCCCGGAACCCGGCCCAGCCCCGCCGCCGAGCCTGGGGCAGTCTGCCAGGGATGTCCACCCCTCAACTGGCAGACGAGGTCGCGGTCGTCGTCCTCGGGAACAGGGCGCTCAAGAGCCCATTGCTCAGGTCCCGGCCAAGAGGCGCCTTCTGGCGGACACAGCGCGCACAGCTCCGGAGCCCGAGGCTCAGCCCCTGCCTGCGGATGGATCCTCAGTGGAGAACCCTGCAGCGCTGAGCCCTGGGCCCCAGCATCCTGCTAAGGCTTCCGGGTGCTGCTGCGCCCCTGTCCCCTAA